From Spartinivicinus ruber, the proteins below share one genomic window:
- a CDS encoding transposase family protein — protein MFTKRSNSLNITPELLGLSDVEVVKVRSNLSAREITIEVKSTRESVPCRVCNKPTKGHGLGRMLRLRHLPMFGKNTFIEITPRRGLCANCDGDPTTTETLDWYEVNAKMTKPFEHHLLFELVNSTVADVSRKESVDYHVVEALIDRYVESEINYSIIQDLGILGIDEISLKKGYRDFVTLITYRVHDQVHLLGVVGGQWKNPRK, from the coding sequence ATGTTCACAAAACGTTCAAACTCGCTCAACATTACACCCGAATTATTAGGTTTATCTGACGTTGAAGTGGTCAAGGTACGCTCTAATTTATCAGCACGGGAAATTACCATCGAGGTAAAAAGTACACGAGAGAGCGTGCCTTGCAGAGTCTGTAATAAGCCTACAAAAGGGCATGGTTTGGGGCGGATGTTACGGCTACGGCATTTGCCCATGTTTGGCAAAAACACCTTCATTGAAATAACCCCTCGCCGCGGCCTGTGTGCGAATTGTGATGGTGACCCTACCACGACAGAAACACTCGATTGGTATGAGGTCAATGCTAAAATGACTAAACCCTTTGAACATCACCTGTTGTTTGAGTTAGTCAATTCCACTGTTGCTGATGTGAGTCGTAAAGAGTCAGTCGACTACCACGTAGTTGAAGCATTAATTGATCGCTACGTAGAATCAGAAATTAATTATTCTATTATTCAAGATTTGGGTATTTTAGGGATTGATGAAATTAGTCTGAAAAAAGGCTACCGTGATTTTGTGACCCTGATTACCTATCGAGTGCATGATCAGGTGCACCTGTTGGGAGTAGTAGGGGGCCAGTGGAAGAACCCTCGAAAATGA
- a CDS encoding 5'-nucleotidase, lipoprotein e(P4) family, translating to MKKIDTLFLAVLLSSSFNVAANESTMNLNGPSKNGTNNQYIAAVAWKQTAAEYRALYYQGYTLAKLRVQDALKTRKKGDKPLAIVTDLDDTVLLPLAYWSILMKQGKDFFDDPTWDAWVPLNQMTLAPGAADFFKFCEKNNVEVFYVTSRNQGKPTYEIAMSNIRHAKLPNADTDHLVVLSDTSNKEKPQSKIEKTHNIIAFLGDNLNDFSRKFYSSNTEERLSLMEEEKHQFGKRYIIFPNPTDGHWLKAIFGDSEPPASDKNRKIFLESTIKVLSK from the coding sequence ATGAAAAAAATAGACACCCTTTTTCTCGCTGTATTACTTTCCTCGAGCTTTAATGTTGCCGCAAATGAATCAACAATGAACTTAAACGGACCCTCAAAGAATGGAACCAACAATCAATATATTGCCGCCGTTGCCTGGAAGCAAACCGCAGCAGAATACAGAGCACTATATTACCAAGGCTATACTCTTGCAAAACTCCGTGTGCAAGATGCGCTTAAAACCCGTAAAAAGGGTGATAAGCCCTTAGCAATTGTAACTGATTTAGATGATACCGTTTTACTACCACTTGCTTATTGGAGCATATTGATGAAGCAAGGTAAAGACTTCTTTGATGATCCCACTTGGGATGCTTGGGTACCTCTCAACCAAATGACCCTTGCTCCTGGTGCTGCTGACTTTTTTAAATTTTGTGAAAAAAATAATGTAGAAGTATTTTATGTTACAAGCCGAAATCAAGGTAAGCCTACTTATGAAATTGCTATGTCAAATATAAGGCATGCTAAATTACCTAATGCAGATACAGATCACTTAGTTGTTCTTAGTGATACATCTAATAAAGAGAAACCACAAAGTAAAATCGAAAAAACTCATAATATTATTGCATTTTTAGGAGATAACCTTAATGATTTTTCGAGAAAGTTTTATTCATCAAATACAGAAGAAAGACTCTCATTAATGGAAGAAGAAAAGCACCAGTTTGGGAAACGTTATATTATTTTTCCAAATCCAACTGATGGGCATTGGCTCAAAGCAATTTTTGGCGATTCAGAGCCACCTGCAAGCGACAAAAATAGAAAAATATTTCTAGAATCTACAATAAAAGTTCTAAGTAAATAA
- a CDS encoding recombinase family protein codes for MLVGYMRVSSDSDRQNTDLQRDALLAAGVDERFLFEDHASGVKDDRPGLSKALAFVNPGDVLIVWKLDRLGRSLSHLLTIINTLQERKVSFRSLTEGMDTTTASGELLFQVFGALAQYERSLIRERVIAGLAAAKRRGRVGGRPLAITGEKLEAIITALDSGMSKAAVCRNFGVKRTTLIDTLARVGWPDNNGSKK; via the coding sequence ATGCTTGTAGGCTACATGCGCGTATCATCTGACTCTGATCGCCAAAACACTGATCTACAACGCGATGCGTTGCTGGCGGCTGGCGTAGATGAGCGGTTTCTGTTCGAAGACCATGCTTCTGGTGTTAAAGATGATCGACCTGGGTTATCAAAAGCCCTGGCATTTGTAAATCCTGGCGATGTACTGATCGTTTGGAAGCTTGACCGGCTTGGTCGATCGTTGTCGCACCTCTTGACTATCATTAACACGTTACAAGAGCGAAAGGTCTCCTTTCGTTCTTTGACTGAGGGAATGGATACCACCACGGCATCTGGTGAGTTGCTATTCCAAGTGTTTGGCGCACTGGCACAGTACGAGCGCAGCTTGATACGCGAGCGTGTCATTGCTGGTTTGGCGGCAGCTAAGCGGCGTGGACGTGTCGGCGGGCGACCACTGGCTATCACAGGAGAAAAACTAGAGGCCATTATTACTGCTCTAGATAGTGGTATGTCCAAGGCAGCTGTCTGTAGAAACTTCGGCGTTAAGCGGACTACGCTCATCGATACGCTTGCCCGTGTCGGTTGGCCAGACAACAATGGTTCAAAAAAGTGA